In a genomic window of Zingiber officinale cultivar Zhangliang chromosome 9B, Zo_v1.1, whole genome shotgun sequence:
- the LOC122023576 gene encoding uncharacterized protein LOC122023576, which produces MDSAILPDCRAHLRPTPGAVPSPERWSRRHSPAPIAVAETSSGPRSIAEGGSKRLFVFGTGFVGRYVSDRLLRQGWHVSSTSSCAPKKRELEEMGLDAFIFDANKDKLTNLHTLQCATHLLVSIPPLVGIGDPLLYIHRDLQAILEDGNLEWLGYLSSTSVYGDCGGLLVDEDYPPNPKTESAKLRLAAETGWQDLGYELGVSVNVFRLGGIYGPGRCALDTILKGNSLSESQIKRASKVFTSRIHVADVYQALKASFGISSSRMYNVVDDDPTPRQEVFAFARSLIEKRWPGLLNDSGSIDTQETEAHKVHVGGEKRVSNARLKKELGVNLLYPTYRLGLQAILESCEAFPGSPERSPRS; this is translated from the exons ATGGACTCGGCGATCCTTCCAGACTGCCGGGCACATCTGCGCCCGACGCCGGGAGCCGTTCCTTCTCCCGAGAGATGGTCACGCCGCCACTCTCCTGCTCCAATTGCAGTAGCAGAGACGAGTTCTGGACCCAGAAGCATAGCCGAAGGCGGGAGCAAACGATTGTTTGTGTTTGGGACAGGATTTGTAGGTCGATACGTGTCTGACCGCCTCCTAAGACAAGGATG GCATGTCTCTAGCACATCTTCGTGTGCCCCAAAGAAGAGGGAGCTTGAGGAGATGGGATTGGATGCCTTCATTTTCGATGCAAATAAGGACAA GCTGACAAACCTACATACCTTGCAATGTGCAACACATCTTCTTGTTTCCATTCCTCCTCTTGTAGGCATTGGTGACCCT CTTCTCTACATACATAGAGATTTGCAAGCCATATTAGAAGATGGAAATTTGGAGTGGCTAGGATACCTATCGTCAACAA GTGTTTATGGTGATTGTGGCGGGCTTTTGGTTGATGAAGA TTATCCTCCAAATCCTAAAACAGAGTCTGCAAAGTTAAGGCTTGCAGCAGAGACAGGATGGCAAGATCTAGGCTATGAGCTTGGTGTGTCTGTTAATGTATTCCGACTAGGAGGGATATATGGTCCTGGAAGATG TGCTTTGGATACCATCCTGAAAGGAAATTCTTTGTCAGAAAGTCAGATTAAGAGGGCATCTAAGGTTTTCACATCGCGCATCCATGTAGCTGATGTATATCAAGCGTTAAAAGCCAGTTTTGGTATATCTTCATCAAG AATGTacaatgttgtggatgatgatccAACCCCTCGACAAGAAGTATTTGCTTTTGCGCGCAGTCTAATTGAGAAAAGATGGCCAGGACTGCTCAATGACTCAGGTAGCATTGACACACAAGAAACTGAAGCTCATAAGGTTCATGTAGGGGGCGAGAAGCGTGTGTCAAATGCTCGACTAAAGAAGGAACTCGGTGTCAATCTTCTTTACCCAACTTACAGGCTGGGGTTACAGGCCATACTGGAATCCTGTGAAGCATTTCCGGGGAGCCCTGAAAGATCACCAAGATCCTAA